A genomic window from Sparus aurata chromosome 4, fSpaAur1.1, whole genome shotgun sequence includes:
- the ccpg1 gene encoding cell cycle progression protein 1 isoform X3 codes for MSETSSDAESSCGWTIISNEGSDIETLGSEVVVEYGTELLERPLVEETKLQDAKTAASAAECGEESIADSLDDTLGEKPVETLCASETGNTTTGHQNVSPLSSSDHSDIVTLRDLKEDEHVEAGEEAATNEEFYLGTSCSSQYAFTAAETVFPVQQPAVTNSSSSEDEAGRTGGTVVRRRRLRKNTTSIVTEPEEEEEEEEEAPKSGQSEKEEEEDEEDDGEQEEQAEARPPAAALDGQNVQVQGSSILNKCILIALVVAISMGFGHFHGTMQIQERQKTVEKIRVNDLDGVRDLIHRHVREQHFINQRGDFGLDDLDDKKVISLLTEVIEKMKRENHELIIQQAHIQAQRDDLEMLLKGKAEERSNIVSQQQRLTAENLLLKNSLEREEQTLSTLQEELKNLRNKIRDWEESGAVTDSLLSENQRLKDQLEEEKELIRSFHGQREDMMAEAQALRKKLDRERKVTDELRMDLNELRRRIVGAGKEAGSESEELQLRLMELEKRLSFEQQRSDLWERLYVETKEERSKGDTEPKMKKPKPGMAGKVKETFDAVKNSTKEFVHHHKEQIKKAKEAVKENLRKFSDSVKLTFRNFKDSASTFINKARGFYDKRSHEKKSKESWQHRFHKPHHRHAHNFDDSFQGSHNTRKSGGKVHEDRGRNGHKSNLKGCSGVFDCAYQESMSVFNKAMEPIRADEFYQLLQSYLQQEVDHFHHWKDLEMFINNFFHNGVFIHDRMLFTDFVSGVEDYLTDMHEYHGLDDNVFGDLDDFVYRHFFGEAYTRSYGPNGPFERPDTDSKETRAKHHQRKQQRARPRPHSERKWSRSGRNADRHMADVKIELGPMPFDPKY; via the exons ATGTCAGAGACGTCAAGTGATGCAGAGTCGTCCTGTGGCTGGACTATTATCAGTAATGAG GGTTCAGATATCGAGACGTTGGGATCAGAGGTGGTGGTGGAATATGGAACCGAGCTGTTAGAGCGCCCTCTAGTGGAAGAAACAAAGCTGCAGGACGCAAAGACCGCTGCATCTGCTG CTGAATGTGGTGAGGAGAGCATTGCTGATTCACTTGATGACACTCTGGGAGAAAAACCTGTAGAGACGCTGTGCGCCtctgag ACTGGAAACACCACAACAGGGCACCAGAATGTGAGTCCTTTGTCCTCCAGCGATCACTCGGACATTGTGACTCTCAGAGACTTGAAGGAGGACGAGCATGTTGAGGCGGGCGAAGAGGCAGCAACCAATGAGGAGTTCTACCTTGGCACGTCCTGCAGCAGCCAGTACGCCTTCACTGCTGCTGAGACTG TTTTCCCGGTGCAGCAGCCTGCAGTGACAAACTCCAGCAGCAGTGAGGATGAGGCAGGGCGAACTGGTGGTACTGTTGTCCGAAGACGAAGGTTGAGGAAGAATACCACAAGCATTGTGACagagccggaggaggaggaagaggaggaggaagaggctcCGAAGTCAGGCCAGagtgagaaagaggaggaggaggatgaggaagatgacggagagcaggaggagcaggctgAAGCCAgaccccctgctgctgctctggatgGCCAAAATGTGCAAGTGCAGGGCAGCAGCATCCTCAACAAGTGTATTCTGATCGCCCTCGTCGTAGCCATCAGCATGGGCTTTGGACACTTCCATG GCACAATGCAGATTCAGGAAAGACAGAAAACCGTTGAGAAAATCCGAGTGAATGACCTTGATGGTGTGAGAGATCTGATTCACCGACATGTCAGAGAACAACACTTTATAAACCAG AGGGGTGACTTTGGCCTGGATGACCTGGATGACAAAAAAGTAATTTCGCTACTCACAGAGGTGATTgaaaagatgaagagagagaaccacGAGCTCATCATCCAACAGGCACACATTCAG GCCCAGAGAGATGACCTGGAGATGTTGCTGAAAGGAAAGGCTGAGGAGAGAAGTAACATTGTGTCTCAGCAGCAGAGGTTGACAGCTGAGAACCTGCTGCTGAAAAACTCCCTTGAACGTGAAGAACAGACCCTGTCCACCTtacaggaggagctgaagaaccTGCGAAACAAGATCAGAGACTGGGAGGAGTCGGGAGCCGTTACCGACTCGCTGCTGTCAGAAAACCAGAGGCTGAAagatcagctggaggaggagaaagagctGATCCGAAGCTTCCACGGCCAGAGGGAAGACATGATGGCCGAGGCACAGGCACTGAGGAAGAAGCTTGACAGGGAGAGGAAGGTTACAGATGAGCTGAGGATGGACTTAAATGAGCTTAGACGTCGCATCGTCGGAGCTGGAAAGGAAGCTGGTTCAGAGTCCGAAGAGCTTCAGTTGCGTCTGatggagctggagaagagacTGAGCTTCGAGCAGCAGCGCTCCGACCTGTGGGAGAGGCTGTATGTGGAAACCAAAGAGGAAAGGTCCAAAGGAGACACAGAGCCTAAAATGAAGAAACCAAAGCCAGGCATGGCGGGGAAGGTGAAAGAGACATTTGATGCTGTGAAGAACTCCACCAAGGAGTTTGTCCATCACCACAAAGAGCAGATAAAGAAAGCAAAGGAAGCCGTGAAGGAGAACCTGAGGAAGTTTTCAGATTCCGTCAAATTAACCTTCCGAAACTTCAAGGATTCGGCTTCCACTTTCATCAACAAAGCCAGAGGTTTTTATGATAAGAGAAGTCATGAGAAGAAATCAAAAGAGTCGTGGCAGCACAGATTCCACAAGCCTCatcacagacatgcacacaatTTTGATGACTCCTTCCAGGGCAGCCACAACACTCGGAAATCAGGAGGTAAAGTTCATGAAGATCGAGGTCGTAACGGCCACAAGTCCAACTTGAAAGGATGCTCTGGAGTTTTCGACTGTGCCTACCAGGAGTCTATGAGTGTCTTTAACAAAGCCATggagccaatcagagctgatGAATTTTACCAGCTGCTGCAAAGCTACCTGCAGCAGGAAGTCGACCACTTCCACCACTGGAAAGACCTGGAGATGTTCATCAACAACTTCTTCCACAACGGAGTGTTCATCCACGACCGGATGCTGTTCACAGACTTTGTCAGCGGCGTGGAGGACTATCTGACCGACATGCATGAGTACCACGGACTTGATGACAATGTGTTTGGAGATCTTGATGATTTCGTCTACCGCCACTTCTTTGGAGAGGCTTACACAAGAAGCTATGGCCCAAA CGGGCCGTTTGAGAGACCCGACACAGACTCCAAGGAGACGAGGGCGAAGCATCATCAGCGAAAGCAGCAGAGAGCTCGACCTCGACCACACAGTGAACGCAAGTGGAGCCGATCAGGAAGAAACGCAGACCGACACATGGCTGATGTGAAAATAGAACTGGGTCCAATGCCGTTTGATCCAAAATACTGA
- the ccpg1 gene encoding cell cycle progression protein 1 isoform X2: protein MSETSSDAESSCGWTIISNEGSDIETLGSEVVVEYGTELLERPLVEETKLQDAKTAASAAECGEESIADSLDDTLGEKPVETLCASETGNTTTGHQNVSPLSSSDHSDIVTLRDLKEDEHVEAGEEAATNEEFYLGTSCSSQYAFTAAETGLMLSHWKLPQRLLNLGYHLRSHLTGGRSFPVFPVQQPAVTNSSSSEDEAGRTGGTVVRRRRLRKNTTSIVTEPEEEEEEEEEAPKSGQSEKEEEEDEEDDGEQEEQAEARPPAAALDGQNVQVQGSSILNKCILIALVVAISMGFGHFHGTMQIQERQKTVEKIRVNDLDGVRDLIHRHVREQHFINQRGDFGLDDLDDKKVISLLTEVIEKMKRENHELIIQQAHIQAQRDDLEMLLKGKAEERSNIVSQQQRLTAENLLLKNSLEREEQTLSTLQEELKNLRNKIRDWEESGAVTDSLLSENQRLKDQLEEEKELIRSFHGQREDMMAEAQALRKKLDRERKVTDELRMDLNELRRRIVGAGKEAGSESEELQLRLMELEKRLSFEQQRSDLWERLYVETKEERSKGDTEPKMKKPKPGMAGKVKETFDAVKNSTKEFVHHHKEQIKKAKEAVKENLRKFSDSVKLTFRNFKDSASTFINKARGFYDKRSHEKKSKESWQHRFHKPHHRHAHNFDDSFQGSHNTRKSGGKVHEDRGRNGHKSNLKGCSGVFDCAYQESMSVFNKAMEPIRADEFYQLLQSYLQQEVDHFHHWKDLEMFINNFFHNGVFIHDRMLFTDFVSGVEDYLTDMHEYHGLDDNVFGDLDDFVYRHFFGEAYTRSYGPNGPFERPDTDSKETRAKHHQRKQQRARPRPHSERKWSRSGRNADRHMADVKIELGPMPFDPKY from the exons ATGTCAGAGACGTCAAGTGATGCAGAGTCGTCCTGTGGCTGGACTATTATCAGTAATGAG GGTTCAGATATCGAGACGTTGGGATCAGAGGTGGTGGTGGAATATGGAACCGAGCTGTTAGAGCGCCCTCTAGTGGAAGAAACAAAGCTGCAGGACGCAAAGACCGCTGCATCTGCTG CTGAATGTGGTGAGGAGAGCATTGCTGATTCACTTGATGACACTCTGGGAGAAAAACCTGTAGAGACGCTGTGCGCCtctgag ACTGGAAACACCACAACAGGGCACCAGAATGTGAGTCCTTTGTCCTCCAGCGATCACTCGGACATTGTGACTCTCAGAGACTTGAAGGAGGACGAGCATGTTGAGGCGGGCGAAGAGGCAGCAACCAATGAGGAGTTCTACCTTGGCACGTCCTGCAGCAGCCAGTACGCCTTCACTGCTGCTGAGACTG GTTTGATGTTGAGTCACTGGAAACTTCCACAGAGACTCCTGAATTTAGGCTACCACCTGAGGAGTCATCTCACTGGAGGCCGCTCTTTCCCAG TTTTCCCGGTGCAGCAGCCTGCAGTGACAAACTCCAGCAGCAGTGAGGATGAGGCAGGGCGAACTGGTGGTACTGTTGTCCGAAGACGAAGGTTGAGGAAGAATACCACAAGCATTGTGACagagccggaggaggaggaagaggaggaggaagaggctcCGAAGTCAGGCCAGagtgagaaagaggaggaggaggatgaggaagatgacggagagcaggaggagcaggctgAAGCCAgaccccctgctgctgctctggatgGCCAAAATGTGCAAGTGCAGGGCAGCAGCATCCTCAACAAGTGTATTCTGATCGCCCTCGTCGTAGCCATCAGCATGGGCTTTGGACACTTCCATG GCACAATGCAGATTCAGGAAAGACAGAAAACCGTTGAGAAAATCCGAGTGAATGACCTTGATGGTGTGAGAGATCTGATTCACCGACATGTCAGAGAACAACACTTTATAAACCAG AGGGGTGACTTTGGCCTGGATGACCTGGATGACAAAAAAGTAATTTCGCTACTCACAGAGGTGATTgaaaagatgaagagagagaaccacGAGCTCATCATCCAACAGGCACACATTCAG GCCCAGAGAGATGACCTGGAGATGTTGCTGAAAGGAAAGGCTGAGGAGAGAAGTAACATTGTGTCTCAGCAGCAGAGGTTGACAGCTGAGAACCTGCTGCTGAAAAACTCCCTTGAACGTGAAGAACAGACCCTGTCCACCTtacaggaggagctgaagaaccTGCGAAACAAGATCAGAGACTGGGAGGAGTCGGGAGCCGTTACCGACTCGCTGCTGTCAGAAAACCAGAGGCTGAAagatcagctggaggaggagaaagagctGATCCGAAGCTTCCACGGCCAGAGGGAAGACATGATGGCCGAGGCACAGGCACTGAGGAAGAAGCTTGACAGGGAGAGGAAGGTTACAGATGAGCTGAGGATGGACTTAAATGAGCTTAGACGTCGCATCGTCGGAGCTGGAAAGGAAGCTGGTTCAGAGTCCGAAGAGCTTCAGTTGCGTCTGatggagctggagaagagacTGAGCTTCGAGCAGCAGCGCTCCGACCTGTGGGAGAGGCTGTATGTGGAAACCAAAGAGGAAAGGTCCAAAGGAGACACAGAGCCTAAAATGAAGAAACCAAAGCCAGGCATGGCGGGGAAGGTGAAAGAGACATTTGATGCTGTGAAGAACTCCACCAAGGAGTTTGTCCATCACCACAAAGAGCAGATAAAGAAAGCAAAGGAAGCCGTGAAGGAGAACCTGAGGAAGTTTTCAGATTCCGTCAAATTAACCTTCCGAAACTTCAAGGATTCGGCTTCCACTTTCATCAACAAAGCCAGAGGTTTTTATGATAAGAGAAGTCATGAGAAGAAATCAAAAGAGTCGTGGCAGCACAGATTCCACAAGCCTCatcacagacatgcacacaatTTTGATGACTCCTTCCAGGGCAGCCACAACACTCGGAAATCAGGAGGTAAAGTTCATGAAGATCGAGGTCGTAACGGCCACAAGTCCAACTTGAAAGGATGCTCTGGAGTTTTCGACTGTGCCTACCAGGAGTCTATGAGTGTCTTTAACAAAGCCATggagccaatcagagctgatGAATTTTACCAGCTGCTGCAAAGCTACCTGCAGCAGGAAGTCGACCACTTCCACCACTGGAAAGACCTGGAGATGTTCATCAACAACTTCTTCCACAACGGAGTGTTCATCCACGACCGGATGCTGTTCACAGACTTTGTCAGCGGCGTGGAGGACTATCTGACCGACATGCATGAGTACCACGGACTTGATGACAATGTGTTTGGAGATCTTGATGATTTCGTCTACCGCCACTTCTTTGGAGAGGCTTACACAAGAAGCTATGGCCCAAA CGGGCCGTTTGAGAGACCCGACACAGACTCCAAGGAGACGAGGGCGAAGCATCATCAGCGAAAGCAGCAGAGAGCTCGACCTCGACCACACAGTGAACGCAAGTGGAGCCGATCAGGAAGAAACGCAGACCGACACATGGCTGATGTGAAAATAGAACTGGGTCCAATGCCGTTTGATCCAAAATACTGA
- the ccpg1 gene encoding cell cycle progression protein 1 isoform X1, with protein MSETSSDAESSCGWTIISNEGSDIETLGSEVVVEYGTELLERPLVEETKLQDAKTAASAAECGEESIADSLDDTLGEKPVETLCASETGNTTTGHQNVSPLSSSDHSDIVTLRDLKEDEHVEAGEEAATNEEFYLGTSCSSQYAFTAAETAGLMLSHWKLPQRLLNLGYHLRSHLTGGRSFPVFPVQQPAVTNSSSSEDEAGRTGGTVVRRRRLRKNTTSIVTEPEEEEEEEEEAPKSGQSEKEEEEDEEDDGEQEEQAEARPPAAALDGQNVQVQGSSILNKCILIALVVAISMGFGHFHGTMQIQERQKTVEKIRVNDLDGVRDLIHRHVREQHFINQRGDFGLDDLDDKKVISLLTEVIEKMKRENHELIIQQAHIQAQRDDLEMLLKGKAEERSNIVSQQQRLTAENLLLKNSLEREEQTLSTLQEELKNLRNKIRDWEESGAVTDSLLSENQRLKDQLEEEKELIRSFHGQREDMMAEAQALRKKLDRERKVTDELRMDLNELRRRIVGAGKEAGSESEELQLRLMELEKRLSFEQQRSDLWERLYVETKEERSKGDTEPKMKKPKPGMAGKVKETFDAVKNSTKEFVHHHKEQIKKAKEAVKENLRKFSDSVKLTFRNFKDSASTFINKARGFYDKRSHEKKSKESWQHRFHKPHHRHAHNFDDSFQGSHNTRKSGGKVHEDRGRNGHKSNLKGCSGVFDCAYQESMSVFNKAMEPIRADEFYQLLQSYLQQEVDHFHHWKDLEMFINNFFHNGVFIHDRMLFTDFVSGVEDYLTDMHEYHGLDDNVFGDLDDFVYRHFFGEAYTRSYGPNGPFERPDTDSKETRAKHHQRKQQRARPRPHSERKWSRSGRNADRHMADVKIELGPMPFDPKY; from the exons ATGTCAGAGACGTCAAGTGATGCAGAGTCGTCCTGTGGCTGGACTATTATCAGTAATGAG GGTTCAGATATCGAGACGTTGGGATCAGAGGTGGTGGTGGAATATGGAACCGAGCTGTTAGAGCGCCCTCTAGTGGAAGAAACAAAGCTGCAGGACGCAAAGACCGCTGCATCTGCTG CTGAATGTGGTGAGGAGAGCATTGCTGATTCACTTGATGACACTCTGGGAGAAAAACCTGTAGAGACGCTGTGCGCCtctgag ACTGGAAACACCACAACAGGGCACCAGAATGTGAGTCCTTTGTCCTCCAGCGATCACTCGGACATTGTGACTCTCAGAGACTTGAAGGAGGACGAGCATGTTGAGGCGGGCGAAGAGGCAGCAACCAATGAGGAGTTCTACCTTGGCACGTCCTGCAGCAGCCAGTACGCCTTCACTGCTGCTGAGACTG CAGGTTTGATGTTGAGTCACTGGAAACTTCCACAGAGACTCCTGAATTTAGGCTACCACCTGAGGAGTCATCTCACTGGAGGCCGCTCTTTCCCAG TTTTCCCGGTGCAGCAGCCTGCAGTGACAAACTCCAGCAGCAGTGAGGATGAGGCAGGGCGAACTGGTGGTACTGTTGTCCGAAGACGAAGGTTGAGGAAGAATACCACAAGCATTGTGACagagccggaggaggaggaagaggaggaggaagaggctcCGAAGTCAGGCCAGagtgagaaagaggaggaggaggatgaggaagatgacggagagcaggaggagcaggctgAAGCCAgaccccctgctgctgctctggatgGCCAAAATGTGCAAGTGCAGGGCAGCAGCATCCTCAACAAGTGTATTCTGATCGCCCTCGTCGTAGCCATCAGCATGGGCTTTGGACACTTCCATG GCACAATGCAGATTCAGGAAAGACAGAAAACCGTTGAGAAAATCCGAGTGAATGACCTTGATGGTGTGAGAGATCTGATTCACCGACATGTCAGAGAACAACACTTTATAAACCAG AGGGGTGACTTTGGCCTGGATGACCTGGATGACAAAAAAGTAATTTCGCTACTCACAGAGGTGATTgaaaagatgaagagagagaaccacGAGCTCATCATCCAACAGGCACACATTCAG GCCCAGAGAGATGACCTGGAGATGTTGCTGAAAGGAAAGGCTGAGGAGAGAAGTAACATTGTGTCTCAGCAGCAGAGGTTGACAGCTGAGAACCTGCTGCTGAAAAACTCCCTTGAACGTGAAGAACAGACCCTGTCCACCTtacaggaggagctgaagaaccTGCGAAACAAGATCAGAGACTGGGAGGAGTCGGGAGCCGTTACCGACTCGCTGCTGTCAGAAAACCAGAGGCTGAAagatcagctggaggaggagaaagagctGATCCGAAGCTTCCACGGCCAGAGGGAAGACATGATGGCCGAGGCACAGGCACTGAGGAAGAAGCTTGACAGGGAGAGGAAGGTTACAGATGAGCTGAGGATGGACTTAAATGAGCTTAGACGTCGCATCGTCGGAGCTGGAAAGGAAGCTGGTTCAGAGTCCGAAGAGCTTCAGTTGCGTCTGatggagctggagaagagacTGAGCTTCGAGCAGCAGCGCTCCGACCTGTGGGAGAGGCTGTATGTGGAAACCAAAGAGGAAAGGTCCAAAGGAGACACAGAGCCTAAAATGAAGAAACCAAAGCCAGGCATGGCGGGGAAGGTGAAAGAGACATTTGATGCTGTGAAGAACTCCACCAAGGAGTTTGTCCATCACCACAAAGAGCAGATAAAGAAAGCAAAGGAAGCCGTGAAGGAGAACCTGAGGAAGTTTTCAGATTCCGTCAAATTAACCTTCCGAAACTTCAAGGATTCGGCTTCCACTTTCATCAACAAAGCCAGAGGTTTTTATGATAAGAGAAGTCATGAGAAGAAATCAAAAGAGTCGTGGCAGCACAGATTCCACAAGCCTCatcacagacatgcacacaatTTTGATGACTCCTTCCAGGGCAGCCACAACACTCGGAAATCAGGAGGTAAAGTTCATGAAGATCGAGGTCGTAACGGCCACAAGTCCAACTTGAAAGGATGCTCTGGAGTTTTCGACTGTGCCTACCAGGAGTCTATGAGTGTCTTTAACAAAGCCATggagccaatcagagctgatGAATTTTACCAGCTGCTGCAAAGCTACCTGCAGCAGGAAGTCGACCACTTCCACCACTGGAAAGACCTGGAGATGTTCATCAACAACTTCTTCCACAACGGAGTGTTCATCCACGACCGGATGCTGTTCACAGACTTTGTCAGCGGCGTGGAGGACTATCTGACCGACATGCATGAGTACCACGGACTTGATGACAATGTGTTTGGAGATCTTGATGATTTCGTCTACCGCCACTTCTTTGGAGAGGCTTACACAAGAAGCTATGGCCCAAA CGGGCCGTTTGAGAGACCCGACACAGACTCCAAGGAGACGAGGGCGAAGCATCATCAGCGAAAGCAGCAGAGAGCTCGACCTCGACCACACAGTGAACGCAAGTGGAGCCGATCAGGAAGAAACGCAGACCGACACATGGCTGATGTGAAAATAGAACTGGGTCCAATGCCGTTTGATCCAAAATACTGA
- the pigb gene encoding GPI alpha-1,2-mannosyltransferase 3 isoform X1, giving the protein MENIRPRLKFGNKVEEVKLRKRHSQLYSKKDDSPLKDGVLRARVVVFCVVFRLINCFLVQTSFVPDEYWQSLEVSHRMVFNYGYMTWEWKAGIRGFVYPLLFASIYKILHFINYDSVHLLIWLPRVFQALLAAFADVKFFFLIRTLERREVATWTFFCHLCSWFSWFCCTRTLTNSMETTITCLALFYYPLPGSKTHSSKKYLSLVALAIVVRPTALIVWFPLLMYHFWKEENKLRLITHKCIPIGAVAVVMSTLIDCIFYDKWTMVQFNFLKFNIFYSVADFYGSHPWHWYFTQGFAVIIGPHLPLFLHGCSIAFKRYKILLAAVVWTLVVYSLLPHKEFRFIYPVLPFCIIFSGISLANLKAWRRAAAFFLLVSNLAAALYTGLIHQRGTLDVMTRLQTLCDVSNISSPPQTDVLFLMPCHSTPFYSHVHCPMKMRFLECPPDLGEEGYVDEADRFYNDPLHWLRTSFPYKSSLPTHLVLFDVLEKEISLFLQGNNFVRTAEMFHTHFPEGRVGGSVFIYERH; this is encoded by the exons ATGGAGAACATCCGACCACGTCTGAAATTTGGGAATAAAGTGGAAGAAGTGAAACTGAGGAAACGACATTCTCAACTGTACTCAAAGAAAGATGACTCTCCTCTCAAAGACG GTGTGCTGAGAGCCAGAGTTGTAGTGTTTTGTGTGGTGTTCAGGCTGATCAACTGCTTCCTGGTTCAGACCAGCTTCGTCCCTGATGAGTACTGGCAGTCTCTGGAGGTTTCCCATCGGATGGTCTTCAA TTATGGGTACATGACTTGGGAATGGAAGGCAGGGATAAGAGGATTCGTCTATCCACTCCTGTTTGCATCCATATACAAAATATTACACTTCATAAACTACGACTCTGTCCATCTCCTG ATTTGGCTGCCGCGAGTGTTTCAGGCACTCCTGGCTGCGTTTGCAGATGTAAaattcttcttcctcatccGAACGCTGGAGAGACGTGAAGTTGCAACATGGACG TTCTTCTGCCATCTGTGCTCGTGGTTCTCGTGGTTCTGCTGCACCAGGACTCTGACCAACAGCATGGAGACCACCATCACCTGCCTGGCTCTTTTTTACTACCCCCTCCCTGggtccaaaacacacagcag CAAAAAATATTTATCCCTGGTGGCCTTGGCCATCGTTGTGCGGCCGACAGCCCTGATCGTCTGGTTCCCTCTGCTGATGTATCATTTCTGgaaggaggaaaacaaactgaGGCTCATCACTCATAAATGCATCCCTATAGG AGCTGTGGCTGTTGTGATGTCAACACTGATCGACTGTATATTCTACGACAAG tggaCCATGGTCCAGTTCAACTTCCTCAAGTTTAACATCTTCTACAGTGTGGCTGATTTCTACGGCTCTCATCCGTGGCACTGGTACTTCACTCAGGGCTTCGCCGTCATAATCGgccctcatcttcctctctttcttcacGGGTGCAGCATCGCCTTCAAAAGATACAAGATACTGTTGGCAGCAGTCGTCTGGACGCTCGTGGTTTACAG TTTGCTTCCTCACAAGGAGTTCAGGTTCATCTATCCGGTGCTGCCGTTCTGTATTATCTTCAGTG GTATATCCCTGGCTAACTTGAAAGCTTGGCGACGAGCTGCCGCCTTCTTCTTGTTAGTGAGCAAcctggctgcagctctgtacACCGGCCTGATCCACCAAAGAGGCACGCTTGACGTCATGACCCGTCTCCAGACTCTTTGTGATGTCAGCAACATCTCCAGCCCTCCGCAGACAGACGTCCTCTTTCTCATGCCCTGCCACTCGACGCCATTTTACAG CCACGTCCACTGTCCAATGAAGATGAGGTTTCTGGAGTGTCCTCCAGACCTCGGAGAGGAGGGTTACGTCGATGAAGCGGATAGATTCTACAACGACCCTCTTCACTGGCTCAGGACATCATTTCCATACAAATCTTCTCTACCGACACATCTggttttgtttgatgttttggAGAAG gaaatctctctgtttttgcAAGGGAATAACTTTGTGAGGACAGCAGAGATGTTTCATACTCATTTTCCTGAGGGAAGAGTTGGAGGAAGCGTATTTATTTATGAAAGGCACTGA
- the pigb gene encoding GPI alpha-1,2-mannosyltransferase 3 isoform X2, with amino-acid sequence MTWEWKAGIRGFVYPLLFASIYKILHFINYDSVHLLIWLPRVFQALLAAFADVKFFFLIRTLERREVATWTFFCHLCSWFSWFCCTRTLTNSMETTITCLALFYYPLPGSKTHSSKKYLSLVALAIVVRPTALIVWFPLLMYHFWKEENKLRLITHKCIPIGAVAVVMSTLIDCIFYDKWTMVQFNFLKFNIFYSVADFYGSHPWHWYFTQGFAVIIGPHLPLFLHGCSIAFKRYKILLAAVVWTLVVYSLLPHKEFRFIYPVLPFCIIFSGISLANLKAWRRAAAFFLLVSNLAAALYTGLIHQRGTLDVMTRLQTLCDVSNISSPPQTDVLFLMPCHSTPFYSHVHCPMKMRFLECPPDLGEEGYVDEADRFYNDPLHWLRTSFPYKSSLPTHLVLFDVLEKEISLFLQGNNFVRTAEMFHTHFPEGRVGGSVFIYERH; translated from the exons ATGACTTGGGAATGGAAGGCAGGGATAAGAGGATTCGTCTATCCACTCCTGTTTGCATCCATATACAAAATATTACACTTCATAAACTACGACTCTGTCCATCTCCTG ATTTGGCTGCCGCGAGTGTTTCAGGCACTCCTGGCTGCGTTTGCAGATGTAAaattcttcttcctcatccGAACGCTGGAGAGACGTGAAGTTGCAACATGGACG TTCTTCTGCCATCTGTGCTCGTGGTTCTCGTGGTTCTGCTGCACCAGGACTCTGACCAACAGCATGGAGACCACCATCACCTGCCTGGCTCTTTTTTACTACCCCCTCCCTGggtccaaaacacacagcag CAAAAAATATTTATCCCTGGTGGCCTTGGCCATCGTTGTGCGGCCGACAGCCCTGATCGTCTGGTTCCCTCTGCTGATGTATCATTTCTGgaaggaggaaaacaaactgaGGCTCATCACTCATAAATGCATCCCTATAGG AGCTGTGGCTGTTGTGATGTCAACACTGATCGACTGTATATTCTACGACAAG tggaCCATGGTCCAGTTCAACTTCCTCAAGTTTAACATCTTCTACAGTGTGGCTGATTTCTACGGCTCTCATCCGTGGCACTGGTACTTCACTCAGGGCTTCGCCGTCATAATCGgccctcatcttcctctctttcttcacGGGTGCAGCATCGCCTTCAAAAGATACAAGATACTGTTGGCAGCAGTCGTCTGGACGCTCGTGGTTTACAG TTTGCTTCCTCACAAGGAGTTCAGGTTCATCTATCCGGTGCTGCCGTTCTGTATTATCTTCAGTG GTATATCCCTGGCTAACTTGAAAGCTTGGCGACGAGCTGCCGCCTTCTTCTTGTTAGTGAGCAAcctggctgcagctctgtacACCGGCCTGATCCACCAAAGAGGCACGCTTGACGTCATGACCCGTCTCCAGACTCTTTGTGATGTCAGCAACATCTCCAGCCCTCCGCAGACAGACGTCCTCTTTCTCATGCCCTGCCACTCGACGCCATTTTACAG CCACGTCCACTGTCCAATGAAGATGAGGTTTCTGGAGTGTCCTCCAGACCTCGGAGAGGAGGGTTACGTCGATGAAGCGGATAGATTCTACAACGACCCTCTTCACTGGCTCAGGACATCATTTCCATACAAATCTTCTCTACCGACACATCTggttttgtttgatgttttggAGAAG gaaatctctctgtttttgcAAGGGAATAACTTTGTGAGGACAGCAGAGATGTTTCATACTCATTTTCCTGAGGGAAGAGTTGGAGGAAGCGTATTTATTTATGAAAGGCACTGA